TTTTGTCCATACAGTTACACTCATCACATGTTGTCTAAAGCTATAAACAAAGATGAAAGGGTCAGGCATACACACTGCCTTGtacaaaaacaattttttattttcacatgaaAATAACTTCTGGTTTACTTACTTCTTTGAAAAGGTATTGAGTTTGAAATGTCCTTTGTTTAGCCCCCTAGACATAGTCCAAGTGTGAATGCTTTTGCTATTACAGACATTCTCATGTTACACATTAAAGAGTTTTCTCTCTTAATTGCCTCCCTGAGAAAAGTATGAGACTCTGATGATGGTGCAAGGAATATAAAGCCTACTGTGAGCAATGGCAAGGACTAAAATAGATGCACAGACACCTTAAGTTTGGCTTAGTAAGTGCACATTGAAGCCAAGATTGTGGTTTAATATGATAAAGTACTAAAAAGTATTATGATAAGTACTATGCTCACTAAAACACTAAGTAAAAATGAGGTTTACTTAGAATTCAGCTCACATTACTCAGTTATTTCATTAGTCATCCAGTTTTGACACATCCGTTGTAGGTAATGTATAAAAAGATGTCCAACCTTtttgggaaaagcaggatgAACTCAGAAAACAAGTGCAAAATATATGAAAGGCGACACATAAACACAGGCTAAAATCTCTCTGCATTTTCCTACACAGATTATATTCCTCACTGTTCATACCAATGCTTGATCCAGTGCTGCATTTCAGAAGACATTATACAAATGATCATGGGTGACAAAATCTATCTCACAATGGTTCCATCATTAACAGCTGACaatataaaaaattacatcTGCTAGCAAAGtatttcttcagcattttaatCAAACCTGTTCTGGGTGATATAGTGCAAATGTCTTTATTGTGTGATTTGCCCTTTGTGTCAAATTCCTGCCAAAATTCCCCAGCACATTTGGTGTTTTGACATGGGTTACAGAAGCATGTTTGGATTATGTAACTCTTTTGTCACAAGAACCATGGAAAAAATAAGGTATAACATGTTTTCTTGAAAGAACATGCTCTTGATAGTAAATTTCATCTTTGATAGCCCATGTGGCCAGAGATTAATTTCTAACTTTATGGCATGCTAATTCCACAAGGATCAGTCAAACCCAAAGGTTTAACATTCACAAGTGAGCTCTCTCCAATGAACTGTGCACCACCTCAGTTTGATATATTGATGTATCACCTGCAAGTCAGGTGATATCACTTTTGAACTCCAGAATTAGATTTAGAGCTTTGAAACCTGGAATCAAATgatctccaggaaaaaaaggaaagttaaaACAATTGTTCTCATTAACAAAAAAACATGgtatttttaattggaaacaCCTTCAACAACTACCAACTATACTGTCTATCAGGAAAATAGAAGGCAAATATTGGAACACTTCAGGTCCTGCACAAACCTGCTTTGTCATTAACGCGTCAGATGAACCTTGGTTTTGACACACAGAGAATCTCTTTTCCcgaaaaaaaccctaaattaaaaaaaaaaaacctgccaaaGTAAAATAGCTTAGAAAGATAAAACCATTTTCATTGCAATCAAAATTATtcatggaaaaagaagaaagactgATTTTTAACCACACATACCTGTAACACAGAAAGGAACACCTAGGATAATTCTGAGCAGGCAAGCTAATTTTGCACTTTTGAACATCCCACCTGCTGCTTTATTAGAGATCCCATAGTCTCAAATACTCATTCTACTAATCCTGGTCACTGGGCACCATGGTGTAGGTGCTATAGAGATTTTTTCAGTGTGTTCATTTCCTGCCATGATTTTGTGTCAGAGGCTTTTTGACACCTCTCACCAAGCTATGCCTTACAAGACAAGCTCATCAGCATTCCAGCAGGCAAAACTTCATCCTACATTAGTGACAATGAGAAATGCTACTGTTTTGAAGCTGACAAACATAGCTTTGGTTTGTAGCTTAGAGTAATATTTCTCCCTCTGGAAAATGTCAATTCCCAGTTTcctaacaaaacaaacagtTCCTCTAGGCATAGAATGGTCCAAGAAAACAACACAGCtgtaattttcaggaaaaactgTGGCTCACAATTCATACATACTTCTAAATATAATATCTGAACCTAGAACAACAAAAGttctcttctttattttaggcgttaaaaaaaagcagcctCAGAATAGACTATTAATTATTATCATTAACAGGCAATTCTCAATTCACTGTTActattaatttctgatttttaaacatGGGGAAGCACATTCACAATTAACTTTCACTATGCTCATTAAACTTCACATCCAACATGCCCCAAGGACAAAAACTCCTCTTACTGTATTTCAAAAGGTATTATATTACTGCAGTGTAGTACACAATACTGTGCAATATCTGTGTAATATATTTACATCTAAGAGTGTGTGTTGTATTACACAGTAACACAGAATTTTCTGTACAGAGGTTTCTGAAATTGAGGTATATAGACAGACATATCCAAGTAAATTCTAAGGCTGAGATTTTGCAATAAGATCACCTGATGTAAGTTTACATAATTATCTAGTGTCTCTCAGTTACTTCAGGACACTAAAGAAGCTTCTTTGCCCTTTGCAATAACATCTGCAAAATGACAATAAGATGTGCATTGTACCTCTCAAGAGCCCATAAACTGTGACTTCTGTCTTGACTGGACTGAGAATTCTTCAACCCACGATACAAGAAAACTTTTATATTCAAATAAAGTTTTGATCACAATAGAAGTAGTTAAAACTGTTTTCCTATTATGTTGAAGGACATCACTTCCAAGAAGATTGTGATTCATGTTTGATACATAGCACATCATGTGGTAaaatgagagaagagaaaacagaatgttttaataaaccaaaaaatatctttaaCCATAGAGCCACTTcatgctgtatttttctttggaagaaCATCACTCCTTCACATCCAAAAtcacaaacataaaaaataagaaaatatacaggcaacatttttcttctattcccCCTCCTACCCACCACCACCCAGTAAGACTCTATTATACCAGATAACATATTCTGACCACCATCTAGCATCAACTTGCTTCCCGACACAGCATCACCAGTTTGAGTTAATTTTACctattatttatttcatctcCACCCTCACCCATGTTCAGCACAGATACTCAGACCTGGAGCCCTCACTTTTGAAGGTCATTTGAGAATCCATGCTTGACCTAGAGCAAAGGAGAAGTCTTTCTGACTCATCCGTGTACCTTCGTGCCCAGAGCTGGTCTCCTGCACCCAGTGTTCGAGGCTTCAGCGACAGTGTCTCAAATTGCACATAAGTCTCTTTTGCAAGTTCAGCTTCCTTTGCAGATTTTGGTTTCAAATGAAGTTTTAAAACTTTGTAGagtaagaaaaatatcaaaggTAAAACAACCACACATGCTGCACTGCTGGCCACTATCAGAATGGAAAACTCAGAGCTGCTTTCATCATTTAACCCATCAGTGGAGAAAACAACACACTGCTCTTTTGTAGGTGGCACGCCTTTGGGTGAGACACATGCCATATATTGAGTACTAGGTTGCAAACCATCGATTGTGACTTTGTTTTTGTTAGAATCTGTGCTGAGAGGCAACATATCTTTCTCACCATACTTGGAGTATAACACAGTCACAGCAGAATTGCCTGTGGCATTGACAGTTTTCCAAGTTAAGGTCACTCTTTCATCAGATTCACTGATCACTCTTAGGTTCTTCACAGTAACATTTTGCTCAGCCATACCTGCTGTGCTCAATGAAGTATCCTCACCTTTCTTGCTTAACTCTCCaatctgctttctgtttccatttGTCACTGCCTTTGAAACTTTCTTTCCATCTAGCATGAGCCTGGATTGCTTTCTTTCAGTAAATGTCATGCTGGTTGATCTTTCAGTGCTCACCAGAGCTGTGGTGGTCGATGTGATGGGAAAAGGTCTGGTTGTCCTCTCGGGTTCCTGCTTGGATTCCTCCTGAGTTGTATTCTGCCTCTCAGCCTCTGGCTTCCTCCCAAACTTCTGTGGTGACACAGTTGTAGTAACTACACCAACCACTGTGACAGTCACAGCAGCTTCTGACATTCCTGCCAAGTTCTTGGCTTTACATCTGTATTCTCCTGCGTCCTTGTATGAAATTCCTGTCAAGCTCATTATGGACCACCTGACACCCTCTCCAGGAGTTTCTTGAATTACTATGGGAAAATGCAAAGAGTAAAACATAATGAATTGGAAGTAAAGAGGAAGTAAACATTGTTAGAATACTTCTTACCTTTCTGCCAGAAGGAATTACATgtatgaaaattttaaaaattaaacacaagcagtcaaaaaaacacaacaacaaaccaaaaccaaaccaaatttccaaaataaactATGGAATTCCCAGCCATACTCtattattaaataaaagtgCTCAGCTTGGgtcaaaatggaaataaatgtcTAGAGTAATTAGAATACAGTTTGCAATTTcactaagaaaaacaaaaccacataaAGTGAAATCAAATGTCTTAAGCCTGCTATTGACTCTTAAATACAAGACCCACTGACTTCTTGTGACACTTATCATGCGACccatttaaaattctgttgGAAATTTCCTTTGTCCTAAGATATTTCAGTTCTCTTACCTTCATCAGACCTATGATAACGGCTGACAACTTGGCATTAGCAAGTagcattttttacatttaagtTACTGCATAAGTATCTGTCATAGCAGCTAGAATGTCAGACAATGATGCCTTGCATCATTTGCAcacagaaaacatgaatttgGAAAATTCTATGTTTATAATGCTGAGTTTTAAGTTGCTCAGTTATGACCTCACTGGCTTTTTTAACATGaacattttcaaacagaagtTCCAGcaaaaaattctcctttctaGCTTCTGAGTTAGGGTCCAACTAACCCAAACTCCATTTCCCTTTATCCTTCCCCCACTTCATCCATTTCTCCCTTCCACACACATTGCTCTTGTAACAGACCAGATCCACAACCAAAACAGTCTGCTGGACATGGTAAGAC
The window above is part of the Molothrus ater isolate BHLD 08-10-18 breed brown headed cowbird chromosome 4, BPBGC_Mater_1.1, whole genome shotgun sequence genome. Proteins encoded here:
- the LRIT3 gene encoding leucine-rich repeat, immunoglobulin-like domain and transmembrane domain-containing protein 3, coding for MYLFICFYLLMSFFEEVHGFCPSQCTCVYHGRSDGTGTRSVLCNDPDMYEIPVNVPVDTVKLRIEKTVIRRIPTEAFYYLVDLKYLWVTYNCVANIDISSFYNLKQLHELRLDGNLLSTFPWESLAEMPNLRTLDLHNNKLTSIPADAGRFLRNLTYLDLSSNKLTTLPSDLMDIWPPFSGAIVSKNTDILVTQRVILGFQDNPWFCDCRISKLIEFSKIVDTSIVLLDPLVSCSGPESLAGILFQRAELEQCLKPSVMTSATKITSPLGSNVLLRCDATGYPTPQLTWNRSDNIPVNYTVIQETPGEGVRWSIMSLTGISYKDAGEYRCKAKNLAGMSEAAVTVTVVGVVTTTVSPQKFGRKPEAERQNTTQEESKQEPERTTRPFPITSTTTALVSTERSTSMTFTERKQSRLMLDGKKVSKAVTNGNRKQIGELSKKGEDTSLSTAGMAEQNVTVKNLRVISESDERVTLTWKTVNATGNSAVTVLYSKYGEKDMLPLSTDSNKNKVTIDGLQPSTQYMACVSPKGVPPTKEQCVVFSTDGLNDESSSEFSILIVASSAACVVVLPLIFFLLYKVLKLHLKPKSAKEAELAKETYVQFETLSLKPRTLGAGDQLWARRYTDESERLLLCSRSSMDSQMTFKSEGSRSEYLC